In Caretta caretta isolate rCarCar2 chromosome 18, rCarCar1.hap1, whole genome shotgun sequence, a single genomic region encodes these proteins:
- the SRM gene encoding spermidine synthase — translation MEPGAAAGAIREGWFRETCSLWPGQALSLQVEELLHQQRSRYQEILVFRSKTYGNVLVLDGVIQCTERDEFSYQEMIANLPLCSHPDPRKVLIIGGGDGGVLREVVKHPSVDSVVQCEIDEDVIQVSKKYLPGMAVGYSSPKLTLHVGDGFEFMKQNQEAFDVIITDSSDPMGPAESLFKESYYQLMKTALREDGILCCQGECQWLHLDLIKEMRQFCKSLFPVVEYAYCTIPTYPSGQIGFMLCSKNPSTKFREPVQQLSQQQVETMNLKYYNSDIHQAAFILPEFARKALSDV, via the exons ATGGAGCCCGGGGCGGCGGCCGGGGCCATCCGCGAGGGCTGGTTCCGGGAGACCTGCAGCCTCTGGCCCGGCCAGGCCCTGTCCCTGCAGGTGGAGGAGCTGCTGCACCAGCAGCGCTCCCGCTACCAGGAGATCCTGGTCTTCCGGAG CAAGACCTACGGCAACGTGCTGGTGTTGGACGGGGTGATCCAGTGCACGGAGAGAGATGAGTTCTCCTACCAGGAGATGATCGCCAACCTACCTCTCTGCAGCCACCCAGATCCCCGCAAG GTGCTAATTATTGGTGGTGGCGATGGGGGAGTGTTACGAGAAGTGGTCAAGCACCCCTCTGTGGACTCTGTGGTGCAGTGTGAAATTGACGAG GATGTGATTCAGGTATCAAAGAAATACCTCCCAGGGATGGCGGTGGGCTATTCCAGCCCCAAGCTGACCCTGCACGTCGGGGACGGCTTTGAGTTCATGAAACAGAACCAAGAAGCCTTTGATGTGATTATCACAGACTCCTCCGACCCCATGG GTCCTGCGGAGAGCTTGTTCAAAGAATCCTACTACCAGCTGATGAAGACGGCTCTGCGAGAGGATGGGATTCTCTGCTGCCAAG GTGAATGCCAGTGGCTGCACCTGGATCTCATTAAGGAGATGCGTCAGTTCTGCAAGTCTCTGTTCCCTGTGGTGGAATACGCTTACTGCACCATCCCTACCTATCCCAGCGGGCAGATCGGCTTCATGCTGTGCAGTAAGAACCCA AGCACAAAGTTCCGGGAGCCTGTGCAGCAGCTATCGCAGCAGCAGGTGGAAACGATGAACCTGAAATACTACAACTCTGACATCCATCAGGCAGCTTTCATCCTGCCTGAGTTTGCACGGAAG GCCTTGAGTGACGTGTGA